Proteins encoded in a region of the Podarcis muralis chromosome 4, rPodMur119.hap1.1, whole genome shotgun sequence genome:
- the TRIM3 gene encoding tripartite motif-containing protein 3 isoform X1 — MAGRLAGGSGEAGPEGAPVARRSWAIRKEGGGGGCQWGAPPAVAMAKRESSSSPVVRQIDKQFLVCSICLDRYHNPKVLPCLHTFCERCLQNYIPPQSLTLSCPVCRQTSILPEKGVAALQNNFFITNLMEVLQRQPDSASHEDAAAAMLDSVSAVPGKSLSCPNHEGKMMEYYCESCETAMCHECTVGEHREHVTVPLRDVVEQHKASLRQQLDAIKSRLPQLTTAIGLVSEISQQLVERKNDAVAEIGSTFAELEKALHQRKGLLVRDLEALCGAKQKVLQAQLDTLRQGQENILSSCSFTEQALDHGSETEVLLVKKQMTERLSELAGRDFPEQPHENAQVDYVVETEGVRKSILNLGVLLTTSAIAHKTVATGEGLRHAVVGQAASLTVTTKDKDGELVRSGSACLQAEATAPDGSALSHEVLDNKNGTYELLYTPRHEGDHLLSIRLYGQPIRGSPFRVKAVKASDVPPSPDDVKRRVKSPSSGHIRQKAVRRPSSMYSSGKKKENPIEDELIFRVGSRGREKGEFTNLQGISTSSSGRIVVADSNNQCVQVFSNEGQFRLRFGVRGRSPGQLQRPTGVTVDLNGDIIIADYDNRWVSIFSPEGKFKTKIGAGRLMGPKGVAVDRNGHIIVVDNKACCVFIFQSNGKLVTKFGSRGTSERQFAGTLDGPHFVAVNNKNEIVVTDFHNHSVKVYSADGEFLFKFGSHGEGNGQFNAPTGVAVDSNGNIIVADWGNSRIQVFDSAGSFLSYINTTADPLYGPQGLALTSDGHVVVADSGNHCFKAYRYLQ; from the exons ATGGccggaaggctggcggggggctcCGGAGAGGCGGGCCCCGAGGGCGCCCCCGTCGCCCGCAGAAGCTGG GCCATCcgcaaagaaggaggaggaggagggtgccaGTGGGGCGCCCCCCCGGCCGTCGCCATGGCGAAGCGGGAGTCCAGCTCTAGCCCGGTGGTGCGGCAGATCGACAAGCAGTTCCTAGTGTGCAGCATCTGCCTGGACCGCTACCACAACCCCAAGGTGCTCCCCTGCCTGCACACCTTCTGCGAAAG GTGTCTCCAGAACTATATCCCGCCCCAGAGCCTGACCCTCTCCTGCCCCGTCTGCCGCCAGACCTCCATCCTGCCCGAGAAGGGGGTGGCCGCCCTGCAGAACAACTTCTTCATCACCAACCTCATGGAGGTGCTGCAGCGCCAGCCCGACAGCGCCAGCCACGAAGACGCGGCCGCCGCCATGCTGGACTCGGTCAGCGCCGTGCCGGGGAAGTCTCTCTCCTGCCCCAACCATGAGGGGAAG ATGATGGAGTACTACTGCGAGTCCTGCGAGACGGCCATGTGCCACGAGTGCACGGTGGGGGAGCACCGGGAGCACGTGACGGTGCCGCTGCGGGATGTGGTGGAGCAGCACAAGGCCTCCCTGCGCCAGCAGCTGGACGCCATCAAGAGCCG CCTGCCTCAGTTGACCACGGCCATCGGGCTGGTCTCCGAGATCAGCCAGCAGCTGGTGGAGCGCAAGAACGATGCCGTGGCCGAGATTGGGAGCACTTTTGCCGAGCTGGAGAAGGCGCTGCACCAGCGGAAGGGGCTGCTGGTTCGGGACCTGGAGGCCCTGTGTGGAGCCAAGcagaag gTGCTGCAGGCGCAGCTGGACACGCTCCGGCAGGGCCAGGAGAACATCCTGAGCAGCTGCAGCTTCACGGAGCAGGCCCTGGACCACGGCTCTGAGACGGAGGTCCTGCTGGTCAAGAAGCAGATGACGGAGCGGCTGAGCGAGCTGGCCGGCCGCGACTTCCCCGAGCAGCCGCACGAGAACGCCCAGGTGGACTACGTGGTGGAGACGGAGGGCGTGCGCAAGTCCATCCTCAACCTGGGCGTCCTGCTGACCACCAGCGCCATCGCCCACAAGACGGTGGCCACAGGGGAGGGCCTGCGCCACGCCGTGGTGGGCCAGGCCGCCTCGCTGACCGTCACCACCAAGGACAAGGACGGGGAGTTGGTGCGCAGCGGGAGCGCCTGCCTGCAGGCCGAGGCCACGGCCCCCGACGGCTCGGCCCTGAGTCACGAGGTGCTGGACAACAAGAACGGCACCTACGAGCTGCTCTACACGCCGCGTCACGAGGGAGACCACCTGCTCTCCATCCGCCTCTACGGGCAGCCCATCCGCGGGAGCCCCTTCCGCGTCAAGGCCGTCAAGGCCTCCGACGTGCCGCCCTCCCCGGACGACGTCAAGCGCCGCGTCAAGTCCCCCAGCAGCGGCCACATCCGCCAGAAGGCCGTGCGCCGCCCCTCCAGCATGTACAGCAGTGGCAAGAAGAAGGAGAACCCCATCGAGGACGAGCTCATCTTCCGTGTGG GGAGTCGCGGTCGGGAGAAGGGCGAGTTCACCAACCTGCAGGGCATCTCCACCTCCAGCAGCGGGCGCATCGTGGTGGCCGACAGCAATAACCAGTGTGTGCAG GTCTTCTCCAACGAGGGCCAGTTCCGCCTGCGCTTTGGGGTGCGGGGCCGCTCCCCAGGCCAGCTGCAGCGCCCCACCGGGGTCACCGTGGACCTCAACGGGGACATCATCATTGCCGACTACGACAATCGCTGGGTCAGCATCTTCTCCCCCGAGGGCAAGTTCAAG ACCAAAATTGGAGCCGGTCGCCTGATGGGCCCCAAGGGGGTGGCCGTGGACCGCAACGGCCACATCATTGTGGTGGACAACAAGGCCTGCTGCGTCTTCATCTTCCAGTCCAACGGGAAGCTGGTGACCAAGTTTGGCAGCCGCGGCACCTCGGAGCGCCAGTTTGCAGGTACCCTCGACG ggccGCACTTTGTCGCTGTCAACAACAAGAACGAGATCGTGGTGACCGACTTCCACAACCACTCCGTGAAG gtgtaCAGTGCTGACGGAGAGTTCCTCTTCAAGTTTGGCTCACATGGCGAGGGGAACGGGCAGTTCAACGCCCCAACGGGGGTCGCCGTGGACTCCAACGGGAACATCATTGTGGCCGACTGGGGCAACAGCCGCATCCAG GTCTTTGACAGCGCAGGCTCCTTCCTCTCCTACATCAACACCACGGCGGACCCCCTCTACGGGCCGCAGGGCTTGGCGCTGACGTCCGACGGCCACGtggttgtggccgactctggaaaCCACTGCTTCAAGGCCTACCGCTACCTGCAGTAG
- the TRIM3 gene encoding tripartite motif-containing protein 3 isoform X2, with amino-acid sequence MAGRLAGGSGEAGPEGAPVARRSWAIRKEGGGGGCQWGAPPAVAMAKRESSSSPVVRQIDKQFLVCSICLDRYHNPKVLPCLHTFCERCLQNYIPPQSLTLSCPVCRQTSILPEKGVAALQNNFFITNLMEVLQRQPDSASHEDAAAAMLDSVSAVPGKSLSCPNHEGKMMEYYCESCETAMCHECTVGEHREHVTVPLRDVVEQHKASLRQQLDAIKSRLPQLTTAIGLVSEISQQLVERKNDAVAEIGSTFAELEKALHQRKGLLVRDLEALCGAKQKVLQAQLDTLRQGQENILSSCSFTEQALDHGSETEVLLVKKQMTERLSELAGRDFPEQPHENAQVDYVVETEGVRKSILNLGVLLTTSAIAHKTVATGEGLRHAVVGQAASLTVTTKDKDGELVRSGSACLQAEATAPDGSALSHEVLDNKNGTYELLYTPRHEGDHLLSIRLYGQPIRGSPFRVKAVKASDVPPSPDDVKRRVKSPSSGHIRQKAVRRPSSMYSSGKKKENPIEDELIFRVGSRGREKGEFTNLQGISTSSSGRIVVADSNNQCVQVFSNEGQFRLRFGVRGRSPGQLQRPTGVTVDLNGDIIIADYDNRWVSIFSPEGKFKTKIGAGRLMGPKGVAVDRNGHIIVVDNKACCVFIFQSNGKLVTKFGSRGTSERQFAGPHFVAVNNKNEIVVTDFHNHSVKVYSADGEFLFKFGSHGEGNGQFNAPTGVAVDSNGNIIVADWGNSRIQVFDSAGSFLSYINTTADPLYGPQGLALTSDGHVVVADSGNHCFKAYRYLQ; translated from the exons ATGGccggaaggctggcggggggctcCGGAGAGGCGGGCCCCGAGGGCGCCCCCGTCGCCCGCAGAAGCTGG GCCATCcgcaaagaaggaggaggaggagggtgccaGTGGGGCGCCCCCCCGGCCGTCGCCATGGCGAAGCGGGAGTCCAGCTCTAGCCCGGTGGTGCGGCAGATCGACAAGCAGTTCCTAGTGTGCAGCATCTGCCTGGACCGCTACCACAACCCCAAGGTGCTCCCCTGCCTGCACACCTTCTGCGAAAG GTGTCTCCAGAACTATATCCCGCCCCAGAGCCTGACCCTCTCCTGCCCCGTCTGCCGCCAGACCTCCATCCTGCCCGAGAAGGGGGTGGCCGCCCTGCAGAACAACTTCTTCATCACCAACCTCATGGAGGTGCTGCAGCGCCAGCCCGACAGCGCCAGCCACGAAGACGCGGCCGCCGCCATGCTGGACTCGGTCAGCGCCGTGCCGGGGAAGTCTCTCTCCTGCCCCAACCATGAGGGGAAG ATGATGGAGTACTACTGCGAGTCCTGCGAGACGGCCATGTGCCACGAGTGCACGGTGGGGGAGCACCGGGAGCACGTGACGGTGCCGCTGCGGGATGTGGTGGAGCAGCACAAGGCCTCCCTGCGCCAGCAGCTGGACGCCATCAAGAGCCG CCTGCCTCAGTTGACCACGGCCATCGGGCTGGTCTCCGAGATCAGCCAGCAGCTGGTGGAGCGCAAGAACGATGCCGTGGCCGAGATTGGGAGCACTTTTGCCGAGCTGGAGAAGGCGCTGCACCAGCGGAAGGGGCTGCTGGTTCGGGACCTGGAGGCCCTGTGTGGAGCCAAGcagaag gTGCTGCAGGCGCAGCTGGACACGCTCCGGCAGGGCCAGGAGAACATCCTGAGCAGCTGCAGCTTCACGGAGCAGGCCCTGGACCACGGCTCTGAGACGGAGGTCCTGCTGGTCAAGAAGCAGATGACGGAGCGGCTGAGCGAGCTGGCCGGCCGCGACTTCCCCGAGCAGCCGCACGAGAACGCCCAGGTGGACTACGTGGTGGAGACGGAGGGCGTGCGCAAGTCCATCCTCAACCTGGGCGTCCTGCTGACCACCAGCGCCATCGCCCACAAGACGGTGGCCACAGGGGAGGGCCTGCGCCACGCCGTGGTGGGCCAGGCCGCCTCGCTGACCGTCACCACCAAGGACAAGGACGGGGAGTTGGTGCGCAGCGGGAGCGCCTGCCTGCAGGCCGAGGCCACGGCCCCCGACGGCTCGGCCCTGAGTCACGAGGTGCTGGACAACAAGAACGGCACCTACGAGCTGCTCTACACGCCGCGTCACGAGGGAGACCACCTGCTCTCCATCCGCCTCTACGGGCAGCCCATCCGCGGGAGCCCCTTCCGCGTCAAGGCCGTCAAGGCCTCCGACGTGCCGCCCTCCCCGGACGACGTCAAGCGCCGCGTCAAGTCCCCCAGCAGCGGCCACATCCGCCAGAAGGCCGTGCGCCGCCCCTCCAGCATGTACAGCAGTGGCAAGAAGAAGGAGAACCCCATCGAGGACGAGCTCATCTTCCGTGTGG GGAGTCGCGGTCGGGAGAAGGGCGAGTTCACCAACCTGCAGGGCATCTCCACCTCCAGCAGCGGGCGCATCGTGGTGGCCGACAGCAATAACCAGTGTGTGCAG GTCTTCTCCAACGAGGGCCAGTTCCGCCTGCGCTTTGGGGTGCGGGGCCGCTCCCCAGGCCAGCTGCAGCGCCCCACCGGGGTCACCGTGGACCTCAACGGGGACATCATCATTGCCGACTACGACAATCGCTGGGTCAGCATCTTCTCCCCCGAGGGCAAGTTCAAG ACCAAAATTGGAGCCGGTCGCCTGATGGGCCCCAAGGGGGTGGCCGTGGACCGCAACGGCCACATCATTGTGGTGGACAACAAGGCCTGCTGCGTCTTCATCTTCCAGTCCAACGGGAAGCTGGTGACCAAGTTTGGCAGCCGCGGCACCTCGGAGCGCCAGTTTGCAG ggccGCACTTTGTCGCTGTCAACAACAAGAACGAGATCGTGGTGACCGACTTCCACAACCACTCCGTGAAG gtgtaCAGTGCTGACGGAGAGTTCCTCTTCAAGTTTGGCTCACATGGCGAGGGGAACGGGCAGTTCAACGCCCCAACGGGGGTCGCCGTGGACTCCAACGGGAACATCATTGTGGCCGACTGGGGCAACAGCCGCATCCAG GTCTTTGACAGCGCAGGCTCCTTCCTCTCCTACATCAACACCACGGCGGACCCCCTCTACGGGCCGCAGGGCTTGGCGCTGACGTCCGACGGCCACGtggttgtggccgactctggaaaCCACTGCTTCAAGGCCTACCGCTACCTGCAGTAG
- the TRIM3 gene encoding tripartite motif-containing protein 3 isoform X3 codes for MAKRESSSSPVVRQIDKQFLVCSICLDRYHNPKVLPCLHTFCERCLQNYIPPQSLTLSCPVCRQTSILPEKGVAALQNNFFITNLMEVLQRQPDSASHEDAAAAMLDSVSAVPGKSLSCPNHEGKMMEYYCESCETAMCHECTVGEHREHVTVPLRDVVEQHKASLRQQLDAIKSRLPQLTTAIGLVSEISQQLVERKNDAVAEIGSTFAELEKALHQRKGLLVRDLEALCGAKQKVLQAQLDTLRQGQENILSSCSFTEQALDHGSETEVLLVKKQMTERLSELAGRDFPEQPHENAQVDYVVETEGVRKSILNLGVLLTTSAIAHKTVATGEGLRHAVVGQAASLTVTTKDKDGELVRSGSACLQAEATAPDGSALSHEVLDNKNGTYELLYTPRHEGDHLLSIRLYGQPIRGSPFRVKAVKASDVPPSPDDVKRRVKSPSSGHIRQKAVRRPSSMYSSGKKKENPIEDELIFRVGSRGREKGEFTNLQGISTSSSGRIVVADSNNQCVQVFSNEGQFRLRFGVRGRSPGQLQRPTGVTVDLNGDIIIADYDNRWVSIFSPEGKFKTKIGAGRLMGPKGVAVDRNGHIIVVDNKACCVFIFQSNGKLVTKFGSRGTSERQFAGTLDGPHFVAVNNKNEIVVTDFHNHSVKVYSADGEFLFKFGSHGEGNGQFNAPTGVAVDSNGNIIVADWGNSRIQVFDSAGSFLSYINTTADPLYGPQGLALTSDGHVVVADSGNHCFKAYRYLQ; via the exons ATGGCGAAGCGGGAGTCCAGCTCTAGCCCGGTGGTGCGGCAGATCGACAAGCAGTTCCTAGTGTGCAGCATCTGCCTGGACCGCTACCACAACCCCAAGGTGCTCCCCTGCCTGCACACCTTCTGCGAAAG GTGTCTCCAGAACTATATCCCGCCCCAGAGCCTGACCCTCTCCTGCCCCGTCTGCCGCCAGACCTCCATCCTGCCCGAGAAGGGGGTGGCCGCCCTGCAGAACAACTTCTTCATCACCAACCTCATGGAGGTGCTGCAGCGCCAGCCCGACAGCGCCAGCCACGAAGACGCGGCCGCCGCCATGCTGGACTCGGTCAGCGCCGTGCCGGGGAAGTCTCTCTCCTGCCCCAACCATGAGGGGAAG ATGATGGAGTACTACTGCGAGTCCTGCGAGACGGCCATGTGCCACGAGTGCACGGTGGGGGAGCACCGGGAGCACGTGACGGTGCCGCTGCGGGATGTGGTGGAGCAGCACAAGGCCTCCCTGCGCCAGCAGCTGGACGCCATCAAGAGCCG CCTGCCTCAGTTGACCACGGCCATCGGGCTGGTCTCCGAGATCAGCCAGCAGCTGGTGGAGCGCAAGAACGATGCCGTGGCCGAGATTGGGAGCACTTTTGCCGAGCTGGAGAAGGCGCTGCACCAGCGGAAGGGGCTGCTGGTTCGGGACCTGGAGGCCCTGTGTGGAGCCAAGcagaag gTGCTGCAGGCGCAGCTGGACACGCTCCGGCAGGGCCAGGAGAACATCCTGAGCAGCTGCAGCTTCACGGAGCAGGCCCTGGACCACGGCTCTGAGACGGAGGTCCTGCTGGTCAAGAAGCAGATGACGGAGCGGCTGAGCGAGCTGGCCGGCCGCGACTTCCCCGAGCAGCCGCACGAGAACGCCCAGGTGGACTACGTGGTGGAGACGGAGGGCGTGCGCAAGTCCATCCTCAACCTGGGCGTCCTGCTGACCACCAGCGCCATCGCCCACAAGACGGTGGCCACAGGGGAGGGCCTGCGCCACGCCGTGGTGGGCCAGGCCGCCTCGCTGACCGTCACCACCAAGGACAAGGACGGGGAGTTGGTGCGCAGCGGGAGCGCCTGCCTGCAGGCCGAGGCCACGGCCCCCGACGGCTCGGCCCTGAGTCACGAGGTGCTGGACAACAAGAACGGCACCTACGAGCTGCTCTACACGCCGCGTCACGAGGGAGACCACCTGCTCTCCATCCGCCTCTACGGGCAGCCCATCCGCGGGAGCCCCTTCCGCGTCAAGGCCGTCAAGGCCTCCGACGTGCCGCCCTCCCCGGACGACGTCAAGCGCCGCGTCAAGTCCCCCAGCAGCGGCCACATCCGCCAGAAGGCCGTGCGCCGCCCCTCCAGCATGTACAGCAGTGGCAAGAAGAAGGAGAACCCCATCGAGGACGAGCTCATCTTCCGTGTGG GGAGTCGCGGTCGGGAGAAGGGCGAGTTCACCAACCTGCAGGGCATCTCCACCTCCAGCAGCGGGCGCATCGTGGTGGCCGACAGCAATAACCAGTGTGTGCAG GTCTTCTCCAACGAGGGCCAGTTCCGCCTGCGCTTTGGGGTGCGGGGCCGCTCCCCAGGCCAGCTGCAGCGCCCCACCGGGGTCACCGTGGACCTCAACGGGGACATCATCATTGCCGACTACGACAATCGCTGGGTCAGCATCTTCTCCCCCGAGGGCAAGTTCAAG ACCAAAATTGGAGCCGGTCGCCTGATGGGCCCCAAGGGGGTGGCCGTGGACCGCAACGGCCACATCATTGTGGTGGACAACAAGGCCTGCTGCGTCTTCATCTTCCAGTCCAACGGGAAGCTGGTGACCAAGTTTGGCAGCCGCGGCACCTCGGAGCGCCAGTTTGCAGGTACCCTCGACG ggccGCACTTTGTCGCTGTCAACAACAAGAACGAGATCGTGGTGACCGACTTCCACAACCACTCCGTGAAG gtgtaCAGTGCTGACGGAGAGTTCCTCTTCAAGTTTGGCTCACATGGCGAGGGGAACGGGCAGTTCAACGCCCCAACGGGGGTCGCCGTGGACTCCAACGGGAACATCATTGTGGCCGACTGGGGCAACAGCCGCATCCAG GTCTTTGACAGCGCAGGCTCCTTCCTCTCCTACATCAACACCACGGCGGACCCCCTCTACGGGCCGCAGGGCTTGGCGCTGACGTCCGACGGCCACGtggttgtggccgactctggaaaCCACTGCTTCAAGGCCTACCGCTACCTGCAGTAG
- the TRIM3 gene encoding tripartite motif-containing protein 3 isoform X4, producing the protein MGTESAQIFCRASVRVTLQMVLPPAQGTSILPEKGVAALQNNFFITNLMEVLQRQPDSASHEDAAAAMLDSVSAVPGKSLSCPNHEGKMMEYYCESCETAMCHECTVGEHREHVTVPLRDVVEQHKASLRQQLDAIKSRLPQLTTAIGLVSEISQQLVERKNDAVAEIGSTFAELEKALHQRKGLLVRDLEALCGAKQKVLQAQLDTLRQGQENILSSCSFTEQALDHGSETEVLLVKKQMTERLSELAGRDFPEQPHENAQVDYVVETEGVRKSILNLGVLLTTSAIAHKTVATGEGLRHAVVGQAASLTVTTKDKDGELVRSGSACLQAEATAPDGSALSHEVLDNKNGTYELLYTPRHEGDHLLSIRLYGQPIRGSPFRVKAVKASDVPPSPDDVKRRVKSPSSGHIRQKAVRRPSSMYSSGKKKENPIEDELIFRVGSRGREKGEFTNLQGISTSSSGRIVVADSNNQCVQVFSNEGQFRLRFGVRGRSPGQLQRPTGVTVDLNGDIIIADYDNRWVSIFSPEGKFKTKIGAGRLMGPKGVAVDRNGHIIVVDNKACCVFIFQSNGKLVTKFGSRGTSERQFAGTLDGPHFVAVNNKNEIVVTDFHNHSVKVYSADGEFLFKFGSHGEGNGQFNAPTGVAVDSNGNIIVADWGNSRIQVFDSAGSFLSYINTTADPLYGPQGLALTSDGHVVVADSGNHCFKAYRYLQ; encoded by the exons ATGGGGACGGAGAGTGCCCAGATCTTCTGCCGGGCGTCAGTCCGTGTGACCTTGCAGATGGTCCTGCCTCCTGCCCAAGGG ACCTCCATCCTGCCCGAGAAGGGGGTGGCCGCCCTGCAGAACAACTTCTTCATCACCAACCTCATGGAGGTGCTGCAGCGCCAGCCCGACAGCGCCAGCCACGAAGACGCGGCCGCCGCCATGCTGGACTCGGTCAGCGCCGTGCCGGGGAAGTCTCTCTCCTGCCCCAACCATGAGGGGAAG ATGATGGAGTACTACTGCGAGTCCTGCGAGACGGCCATGTGCCACGAGTGCACGGTGGGGGAGCACCGGGAGCACGTGACGGTGCCGCTGCGGGATGTGGTGGAGCAGCACAAGGCCTCCCTGCGCCAGCAGCTGGACGCCATCAAGAGCCG CCTGCCTCAGTTGACCACGGCCATCGGGCTGGTCTCCGAGATCAGCCAGCAGCTGGTGGAGCGCAAGAACGATGCCGTGGCCGAGATTGGGAGCACTTTTGCCGAGCTGGAGAAGGCGCTGCACCAGCGGAAGGGGCTGCTGGTTCGGGACCTGGAGGCCCTGTGTGGAGCCAAGcagaag gTGCTGCAGGCGCAGCTGGACACGCTCCGGCAGGGCCAGGAGAACATCCTGAGCAGCTGCAGCTTCACGGAGCAGGCCCTGGACCACGGCTCTGAGACGGAGGTCCTGCTGGTCAAGAAGCAGATGACGGAGCGGCTGAGCGAGCTGGCCGGCCGCGACTTCCCCGAGCAGCCGCACGAGAACGCCCAGGTGGACTACGTGGTGGAGACGGAGGGCGTGCGCAAGTCCATCCTCAACCTGGGCGTCCTGCTGACCACCAGCGCCATCGCCCACAAGACGGTGGCCACAGGGGAGGGCCTGCGCCACGCCGTGGTGGGCCAGGCCGCCTCGCTGACCGTCACCACCAAGGACAAGGACGGGGAGTTGGTGCGCAGCGGGAGCGCCTGCCTGCAGGCCGAGGCCACGGCCCCCGACGGCTCGGCCCTGAGTCACGAGGTGCTGGACAACAAGAACGGCACCTACGAGCTGCTCTACACGCCGCGTCACGAGGGAGACCACCTGCTCTCCATCCGCCTCTACGGGCAGCCCATCCGCGGGAGCCCCTTCCGCGTCAAGGCCGTCAAGGCCTCCGACGTGCCGCCCTCCCCGGACGACGTCAAGCGCCGCGTCAAGTCCCCCAGCAGCGGCCACATCCGCCAGAAGGCCGTGCGCCGCCCCTCCAGCATGTACAGCAGTGGCAAGAAGAAGGAGAACCCCATCGAGGACGAGCTCATCTTCCGTGTGG GGAGTCGCGGTCGGGAGAAGGGCGAGTTCACCAACCTGCAGGGCATCTCCACCTCCAGCAGCGGGCGCATCGTGGTGGCCGACAGCAATAACCAGTGTGTGCAG GTCTTCTCCAACGAGGGCCAGTTCCGCCTGCGCTTTGGGGTGCGGGGCCGCTCCCCAGGCCAGCTGCAGCGCCCCACCGGGGTCACCGTGGACCTCAACGGGGACATCATCATTGCCGACTACGACAATCGCTGGGTCAGCATCTTCTCCCCCGAGGGCAAGTTCAAG ACCAAAATTGGAGCCGGTCGCCTGATGGGCCCCAAGGGGGTGGCCGTGGACCGCAACGGCCACATCATTGTGGTGGACAACAAGGCCTGCTGCGTCTTCATCTTCCAGTCCAACGGGAAGCTGGTGACCAAGTTTGGCAGCCGCGGCACCTCGGAGCGCCAGTTTGCAGGTACCCTCGACG ggccGCACTTTGTCGCTGTCAACAACAAGAACGAGATCGTGGTGACCGACTTCCACAACCACTCCGTGAAG gtgtaCAGTGCTGACGGAGAGTTCCTCTTCAAGTTTGGCTCACATGGCGAGGGGAACGGGCAGTTCAACGCCCCAACGGGGGTCGCCGTGGACTCCAACGGGAACATCATTGTGGCCGACTGGGGCAACAGCCGCATCCAG GTCTTTGACAGCGCAGGCTCCTTCCTCTCCTACATCAACACCACGGCGGACCCCCTCTACGGGCCGCAGGGCTTGGCGCTGACGTCCGACGGCCACGtggttgtggccgactctggaaaCCACTGCTTCAAGGCCTACCGCTACCTGCAGTAG